The following proteins are encoded in a genomic region of Thermothielavioides terrestris NRRL 8126 chromosome 5, complete sequence:
- a CDS encoding glycosyltransferase family 62 protein (CAZy_ID 269970), translated as MARPMGSVRLKKTNPVTLAVGAALCIFIIYFLIGSSAPDFSASRKATAASHPLSPPTSPFRKPTGGGKPKPPPVARYNLNNVTITPNPLENRENILLLTPMARFYPEYWDNLLRLSYPHELITLGFILPRTKEGNAATTELQKRITKTQKYGPEKDRFKSIIILREDFEPPLTSQDEAERHKMANQKIRRAAMARSRNSLLFSTLGPSTSWVLWLDADVVETPPDIIQDLARHDKPIIVPNCFQRFWNDEKKEMDERPYDFNNWQDSPTALDLAKEMGPDDILLEGYSEMATFRALMAYMHKEDGLLHEEVPLDGVGGAALLVKADVHRDGAMFPPFAFYHLIETEGFAKMAKRLGWQPIGLPNYKVAYPLALTI; from the coding sequence ATGGCTCGTCCCATGGGGTCGGTCCGTCTCAAGAAGACGAACCCGGTGACCCTTGCCGTTGGCGCGGCGCTCTGCATCTTCATTATATACTTCCTAATCGGCTCCTCCGCCCCGGACTTCTCAGCTTCTCGAAAGGCCACCGCCGCGTCGCACCcgctctcgccgccgacctcgccctTCCGCAAACCCACTGGTGGCGgcaagccgaagccgccgccggtcgcCCGCTACAACCTCAACAATGTCACCATCACGCCGAATCCCCTCGAGAACCGCGAGAACATCCTGCTGCTGACCCCTATGGCCCGCTTCTACCCGGAGTACTGGGATAACCTCCTGCGGCTTTCGTACCCCCACGAACTGATTACGCTCGGCTTCATCCTGCCCCGAACGAAAGAGGGCAACGCTGCGACGACGGAGCTGCAGAAGAGGATCACCAAGACGCAGAAGTACGGGCCGGAGAAGGACAGGTTCAAGAGCATCATCATCCTTCGGGAGGACTTCGAGCCGCCGCTCACGTCgcaggacgaggccgagcgccACAAGATGGCGAACCAGAAGATACGGCGGGCGGCCATGGCCCGGTCGCGCAACTCCCTCCTCTTCTCGACCCTGGGCCCCTCGACATCCTGGGTCCTCTGGCTGGACGCCGACGTGGTCGAGACCCCTCCGGACATCATCCAGGACCTCGCCCGCCACGACAAGCCCATCATTGTGCCCAATTGCTTCCAGCGGTTCTGGAacgacgagaagaaggagatggACGAGCGGCCCTACGACTTCAACAACTGGCAGGACAGCCCGACCGCGCTGGACCTTGCCAAGGAGATGGGTCCGGACGACATCCTGCTGGAGGGATACTCGGAGATGGCGACCTTCCGGGCCCTGATGGCCTACATGCACAAGGAAGACGGGCTCCTGCACGAAGAGGTGCCGctggacggcgtcggcggcgcggcactGCTGGTGAAGGCGGACGTCCACCGCGACGGGGCCATGTTCCCCCCTTTTGCCTTTTACCACCTGATTGAGACGGAGGGCTTCGCGAAGATGGCCAAGAGATTGGGCTGGCAGCCCATTGGGCTCCCGAACTACAAGGTAGCGTACCCCCTTGCTCTCACAATCTGA